Part of the Penaeus vannamei isolate JL-2024 chromosome 9, ASM4276789v1, whole genome shotgun sequence genome is shown below.
ATACGTGTTTGCCAGAAATGTTTTAACATCGGAAATAGGAATGTCTGCAACAAGATACACATAAATAACTCTATTGTATCAATAGAAAGATCAATCCCGAAAGAATTTGAATAGCATCCGAAAACGTTTCAGGTCATTCAGAAAGCGGGATCCCGGTGGAATTAACTGGCGTTTGTTTACACACATCAGCTGTTCCGCCGACTAGGCAGCTGACCGGGTGAGGGAAGGGTCGCCCACGCACGAGGTTACGACTGAGCTACGCCCTTTTGGATATTCTAACTGCTTTCCTCTGAAAGTTTTGAATATTTTAGGATATTCATTATTTTGGTAAGTTTGATGGTCTACAGAAATGAGTGGTATTTGTGTCATAGATGTCGAAATGATTATTTTCCCCCCGAGTTTCTGAGTTTCTTTAGAGGAATAGAGGTCAGAAAGTTTCGGGCATTCTACCGAAATGTTTTATGAATGGTTGGATATCTTAGCGGCAGTTCCAACTCAGGAATGGTGACGGTATTGTTAAATAATCGATTGCTCGTGGCTTCAGACAACTACATTACGCAATCGGAAGAGAGCCACGGGGTTGTATATTTGCTCTGCATTGCATAATAAATCGCTGGTAGTTGAATGTATGCAATTGACTTTTACTTTCTATCAGATTCAACGGATAGCTTACAGTATCCACGGAAGATAATGGTTTAAAAGTAGACAGTTATGAATTTAATGCCAAATTTTAACGTTTTATGTTTCATTAATTGATGGGAGTCAAAGGTATTTTTCTTCCATGACATAGTTGTTTCAAATTTAGAATTACCATATTGGACAATATAGTgcttgattctgtgtatattattcataatttACCCTTCAATTTCCTTGGTAAATTCCATGTCCTCCCATGCTATTGGGgtcaagaatgtgggggtttggggtggaTCAGCTGCataattcattcatgtatttcggtaattctttacagtatgaacGCACTCACCAGAGACTAAGTCTCTAACTCCATGTCATgaaatttattcatcaatctaagttgCTGTGACCTTCGGGCACTGCTTGAGGGCAGAGTGGATGAAAGGTCCAACACCCCCCCGGGAAACGTTGTCTTTACCTAGGTATACATGGCAAGATAAAGCTGAAACTCTGGAGCAACAAGTCTaggtatgcatggcaagataaAGCTGAAACTCTGGAGCAACAAGTAGGCTTAGGCTGAGAGCAACGCTTTCcgtcatctttttattttatttgtggcGCTAATATTCATGTCTACTAATTATGTTTATACTGAGGACTTCAACTTTTTGTCCTCATCAAGAACATCATATTCAAGTTGCCCTAACTTAGTGTGTCCATATTGCAAAGATTAACCTGCACTTGTACAAGAGGGTGAGAAGAATTCATCAATACCAGAATCATTGGGATTGGTTATGTGAAGGGATTCTGTAAGATTGCCAATGAGAATATTATTTTGTAGAGTTTATATCCTTCATACAAggatgtcattttttattttgcttagaGGGAattcaaagtgtttttttttttttgtgtgtgaatgagtttTGGCTTAAGAATGGAATGCAAGGATTAGATTGAATTCTTTTACCTTGGCTTATTTGACATTTCTGTAATTATCACTCTGTCTATATTCATGAATTTATACTCATAGGTAATTGCTAATtgatgaaatacattttttttctttacagaaaATTTGACTTATAATTCAAGATGAGTCTTTTAACATGGGCAGCTCGGGCCACCAGGTCACCACTATGTATCAAGCAGGGGTAAGTTCACATTGGACATAGGCCACTTTTGCTCTTTTCTCCCCTTGTGTTCATAATTGCCATAGTAGCTATGGTCAGAAGGTTTAGTAGATTTCAAatatactgttactactgctgatATAAGAGAGGCTATTTGAAAATGTAATTGTCTACCATTTTTTTCCAGGAAGTATTTATATTAgattctttgtgttttttcataATTCCTATTACTTTGCTAGAGTCCCATCTTGGTCAGCTGGCAGTCCAGGGTCACACATGCGATTATCTCAGTGGAAGACAGTGAGATTGCCAAAACAGCCAGGCAAAGTGAGTAAAACACAATGAAGCTGTGTAGatttatttgagtatatataaaatcattaatGTGTTCTTATTTATGAACTGTCTGAGCAGATTTCATTCACTGTTAAACCTCATGGCAGGTTGTGGCTCGCTCCGTGCACGTGGCAAGAACTGAAACTACTTCAAACACAGAAAAATTCTCCTTGACAGTTTTGCTGAGgctagggttaggaggaggaacaCTGATTGGAATAAAGGTAAGAGATGCACCTGTTTTTAATGATTACCTTATTTTGTTTGGACAATACCTTACAAGTAACATATGTAAGAAAACTGTTTCCCTTGGACTGCGAGATGAGATATGAACAGGCACCTAGACTTCTGTTGAAAAGTTTATCCAGAGGGTTTGTTTAAATGTCTGGTTTTCTCTTCTCTAATGGGATAACATATAAGCACTCTCCAGCTGTCTCAGAAGTGTTTGTAGAAAACCATTGATATCCATTATTATATGTTCAtggttgttttatattttatagcACAGATTTTCCTCCAAGGaataatactatgataataaaCTGCTATTGTGGTAATAGTCCCTACTTCTCAGTTGAAAACTTTTGATAGTTAGGGATTCAGTATACCACattatgacatgtatatatgattaatttGAAAAGGACTTGTGAAACAAATGCAACATTTTTAGTGGGTGATTTTTTCCTAGTAGAGTAATATTCCACAATAGATTTCACTTATAATGTTAGTTTCTAATTTGCAGTTATCAGAacaatttttattctattatgtatataaaaggtaagctattttctttattttttcctttttaatgatTCGTTTAAAGGATAGTTTATGATAAGAAGTTTGATTTATCCAAAGATGAAGATTACCATTTAGAGAAGAATAAATCACATAGATTGAAATTATTGTAAACTGAATACAATTTAAGTTTCTATTACAttgaatttgaatattttttttatgaacccCTTTTCCTTTTGTGCCTGGGATGATGAATATTTGTGATTTATTAATGTATGTAGTTAATAGAAATTATTCTACACATTCTTCTCTTGGCCTTCACTCaggttatttttctttcactaaATTGAAGTCTAATTGGTAAACATGAAATATTTTGATGTTGAGAATACATCTAAAACATAACATACAGATCTCTGATTTAGGTTTTGTACTGACCTCCAAATTGGTGTTAATGAAACAAGTGTATTAATGAGAAAACAATTTTTCAGGGACTCCTGACTCCTATAACAGCTGACTGCAAGGCAAGTCGCCCAACCCCAGCTGTGGTTGCGGAGATACATGATAGGTTACATGGCGCAGGCCTAGCCGAGGAGGATAAGGATCCACCCTTCGACTGGCTTTACTTTTGGCGCCTGTTAAAGCCTCAGTTGCACTACTTCCTGGCTGCTATGGGGGTAAGATTTTGGGAATCACATGGAcgacataattgttattatggtgAATGTATATAAAGTGTATGAAATTATGAACTGCAAAATGAAGATGTATGTAAAAGTTATGAAATAGTTGTagaaatttattgttttttagtgTGATCTTTCTGGATTGTTGATTAGATTAAAAGAAACCTTCATTGATTGGTGAATATATACTTCCATCAGGAGAGAGAAGAtacgaaaatgaatgaaaagtaaccaaaaaaacaaaaaacaaaaaaacattctatTCCAGAGTGCCCTCATCGTGTCCTTGGCCAATATACAGATACCACTGCTATTGGGAGAGATTGTAAATGTTGTGGCAAGATTCACGGGAGAACACACAGAAGAGGGAAACAATTACATCAAGGAGATTACTGTTCCAACCGTGAAGATTATAAAATTTTATGTTGCTCAGGTTGAAATCATTGTGGCCTTTTTTCTGTATATTAGAAGTACTGCTATTGATTGGAGCTTAATTTCTGTGTATTTTAGTCAGGGTTATGAAAAAGTGATAGATCATTAACATGATAATTCTCTCTTATTTCAGGCAATCTTTACCTTCTCCTATATAGCTTTCTTGACACGCATGGGTGAGCGCATGGCAGATGACCTACGACAGCAACTTTTTGCTGCTCTTCTGAAGCAAGACATTTCTTTCTATGACCAACACAAAACAGGAGAGTTAGTCAACAGGTTAGCAGTGTGAGATTAAGAACAGTGACATTATTAGCAGATTTTGTGGTTCCCAAACTGTGTGCCAAGGAGTGCCACAAGATTTCTGAATTAGATCCTCTGTTAACTTAATGTCAGTAAAAAATATGATCAGTGTATAGCTAGAAATTACTTTTACTACAAAATTTTTAATTGATATTGCTATTCTTTTAAAGGTTGACAGCAGATGTGCAAGACTTCAAGAGTTCATTCAAAATGTGCATATCGCAAGGACTCCGTAGTGTCACGCAGGTAAGAAGCTTTGGATTGTATTAGTGAGAGAAAATATTTCAAAGAGAAAATGCCAGATTTTTACATTTTGAATGAGGAATTGGATACATTGACACTGtccactatgtttttttttttaaattgattttAACTCTGATggaaagaaagatttttaaattattattggtaataatcaattaattagaatggaaatgaggataatgataatcattaagttTGTAACAGTGATAGTATTCTTAAGATTGAAACTTATTTCCTGTAAATTAAAGAATAGAGGAATCAGCTAAGAACAGGTATGCCAAGTGACTAAATCCCTGGTGACTCAGTACTTGTAGAGCAATCCATGTGGaaacaaaattgataaaagagAACCATAGTAAACAGTGTATGTATCTGGCATCAGTGGGTTAAGAAGCAACATCTTAACCTTTGAATATCTTTTGGAAACTGATATTTATCAAGATAATTTATATAGTCAAACTATTGAGACTTAAATCCTGGCGTGTGTGTTATGCCATACTGAGAATGGCCATCGTACGGGGGACGCATATGTCTTGCCATTGTTATCTCATTCCTATCACAGATTATAGCCTTCTTTACATACAGGCTTACACAATGGGGGCTGAAAACCTTTGGGTCAAAAAAGGTCTCACTATTCCATACATGTTGTCTCTTTCAAAACCACAAATAAGGACTTTATTGGTGCATACaaggtataaaaatatatatgccagCTGGTGCATTCTGCCATGTTTATGTGTAACTATGTAATCTCGATCTTTTGTCATCTTATCCAGCCTGGAGGCACTGGTTGCATAATGATGGAGAGATTGTGAGGGATTTGATAATATCAGTCCATTTTCTGTAAATTTTGTATTACCCATTTAATCCTTTGTTAGATAATGAGTAATGTATTTGCTTTTGCTTTCAGATCATTGGTTGTGGTGTTTCACTTTATTCTATATCGCCCCAAATGACTGGACTAACTGCCGTGACAGTGCCAGTAATCATTGGAATTGGCACTGGTCTTGGCAGTCTGTTGCGTGCACTCTCTCGTGAAGCACAACACCAGGTGTGTTTTTGATATCCAAAGTTACTTGTAATGAGATAATATTGTTAAGGGTGTCTTTGTTTAAGATTTGTTATGGTAAAACAGAATGTTTTGAGGTTCAGCATGaacgatttttctcttttctgttcactTTTTTAATGAAATTGTTTAAACCCATATCCAGTAGCAGCAGGATTTGAATAAACTTCAAAATTTGCATGTCAGGTTGCAAGAGCTACAGGAGTTGCAGATGAATGCCTTGGCAACATGCGAACAGTGAGAGCATTTGCCATGGAGGATTCGGAGGAGACCCTCTATGCAAGGGAGGTTGACAAATCAAGACAGCTGAATGAGGATCTCGGCCTAGGCATTGGTCTCTTTCAGGTatgagaacaaaaatgaaaatcaaattacCAAGAGTGTCTGAAATCAAGAAGCAGGAAAAAATCACTTTTGCAGGAAAAATCACTTTTGCATGCCTGTACTAATGTGTTTTCTGCTGTATTTGTGTAGAAGATAATACATCACGAAATGTTTTTGGAAACAGAATAAATGTAATTTCATAGAAATTCGTAATACTTGATATAAAGCTTACAAGATGTGATTGTTGTTTAAAAATGCATAATATTTTGCAATTTTTTGCATTGTAAATGATTGCAACgaacttcattttattttttccatatgACCAAATGCAGGCTGGCTCAAACTTATTTCTGAATGGCATAGTGCTAGGGACCTTGTACATAGGAGGTTCTCTGCTTGCCACTAATCAGCTGAAGCCAGGTGACCTCATGTCCTTCCTTGTTGCCGCCCAAACCATCCAGCGCTCGCTTGCTCAGCTTAGCATTCTCTTTGGCACATACGTCCGTGGCATTAGTGCTGGTGCACGTGTATTTGAGGTAAGGGTGTGCGGTATGAaggtttatatattattatttttttctattctttataaaTTTTTTGTGATGATGCAAATCATGAATTTCAGAAAAACATTGGTATCAGCATCTTTCAAATCACATTTCACTTTTCAGTATATCAAGTTGGAACCTTCCATCCCACTGAAAGGTGGAAAGATCATTCCCTACCAT
Proteins encoded:
- the LOC113821135 gene encoding mitochondrial potassium channel ATP-binding subunit, with protein sequence MSLLTWAARATRSPLCIKQGVPSWSAGSPGSHMRLSQWKTVRLPKQPGKVVARSVHVARTETTSNTEKFSLTVLLRLGLGGGTLIGIKGLLTPITADCKASRPTPAVVAEIHDRLHGAGLAEEDKDPPFDWLYFWRLLKPQLHYFLAAMGSALIVSLANIQIPLLLGEIVNVVARFTGEHTEEGNNYIKEITVPTVKIIKFYVAQAIFTFSYIAFLTRMGERMADDLRQQLFAALLKQDISFYDQHKTGELVNRLTADVQDFKSSFKMCISQGLRSVTQIIGCGVSLYSISPQMTGLTAVTVPVIIGIGTGLGSLLRALSREAQHQVARATGVADECLGNMRTVRAFAMEDSEETLYAREVDKSRQLNEDLGLGIGLFQAGSNLFLNGIVLGTLYIGGSLLATNQLKPGDLMSFLVAAQTIQRSLAQLSILFGTYVRGISAGARVFEYIKLEPSIPLKGGKIIPYHTLMGNIEFRNVSFAYPTRPDQEVLRNFSLRIPAGRVVALVGSSGGGKSTVAQLLERFYDVKEGIITIDGEDIRGLNPTWLRGRIIGFINQEPVLFATSIMENIRYGRPDATDEEVIEAAKTANAHAFIEAFPRGYKTRVGERGVTVSGGQKQRIAIARALLKNPTILVLDEATSALDAESEAVVQEALETCIQGRTVLIIAHRLSTIQNADVIAVMSHGKLAEIGTHEGLKKLGGIYADLIRQQQKEEETPQKSWGFA